The following are encoded in a window of Rhodothermaceae bacterium genomic DNA:
- a CDS encoding NAD-dependent epimerase/dehydratase family protein, translating to MKVLVTGGAGFIGSHVADLLIHQGHNVEVLDDLSSGFRENVPPSVKLHVMDVRSPDAFALVQENQYTALVHHAAQMDVRRSVSDPAFDVQVNILGLINLMEAGIKSGLQKVVFASTGGAIYGEPEAGPQSEIHQQQPLSPYGISKLTCEKLLHFYYHEYGIPYVALRYGNVYGPRQNSHGEAGVVAIFAERLLAGQPTIIHGDGLQTRDYVYVDDVARANLAALTFRESPTAFNIGTGIETDVVTLHHKLQEALGIKQDPAHGPEKPGEQRRSVLDCAKAGNGLSWEPKVSLDKGLQQTADWFAFRKIAG from the coding sequence ATGAAAGTTCTTGTTACAGGTGGTGCAGGATTTATCGGCTCACATGTTGCTGATCTGCTGATTCACCAAGGGCATAACGTCGAAGTATTGGATGACCTGTCCAGTGGTTTTCGGGAGAATGTGCCACCTTCCGTAAAGCTTCATGTGATGGATGTACGGTCGCCTGATGCGTTCGCACTGGTACAGGAAAATCAGTACACTGCTTTGGTTCACCACGCTGCACAGATGGATGTGCGCCGCAGCGTTTCGGATCCGGCTTTTGATGTCCAAGTCAACATCCTTGGACTAATTAATCTCATGGAGGCGGGAATAAAAAGTGGTCTGCAGAAAGTGGTGTTTGCGTCAACTGGAGGTGCAATTTACGGCGAACCAGAGGCAGGCCCACAGAGCGAGATACATCAACAGCAACCACTTTCCCCCTACGGGATCAGTAAATTGACTTGCGAGAAATTGCTGCATTTCTATTATCATGAATATGGGATCCCGTACGTTGCATTAAGATATGGGAACGTGTACGGTCCTCGCCAGAATTCGCATGGGGAGGCGGGAGTCGTTGCAATTTTTGCAGAGAGATTGCTGGCAGGTCAGCCGACCATCATTCATGGAGATGGACTTCAGACGCGGGATTACGTCTATGTTGATGACGTAGCTCGTGCAAACCTCGCAGCACTTACTTTTAGAGAATCTCCAACTGCATTCAATATTGGTACGGGCATTGAAACAGATGTTGTCACGCTTCACCACAAGCTTCAAGAAGCTCTTGGTATCAAACAGGATCCAGCACATGGTCCAGAGAAGCCAGGGGAGCAGCGGCGTAGCGTGCTTGACTGTGCAAAGGCCGGTAATGGGCTTTCCTGGGAGCCAAAAGTTAGCCTGGATAAGGGGCTTCAGCAGACGGCAGACTGGTTTGCTTTCCGCAAGATCGCTGGTTAA
- a CDS encoding GWxTD domain-containing protein, translated as MPLTHYRHRHFENWSYILQVRCSISFGICTVLCAIFCVAARAQAPSEFRQIFDNQDVLRYEEGASMYLDLLQQASEPPLSEELQQHLQLLKLITPATGPVRSSLNALQKEDGGPADVTTLIRWWNQQDPMPTTFANERIIEHLSRIYYALHHYGHARSEFGVDDRGEILIRLGWPDTQTEVKLKNAGLYLRPIEYTLPRNEFWVYRRIHQDAHYFFIYQSKRHGYKIGTVEDLIPNRFRTRQEDAVVLLRWLDEIYQQLSVEHEHYGPLFDTVTNYVSIGYSDENRPFYFTKQILRDARILDDFHQNSRNEHVPISDTEVARSPVPLIPEVRWARFLEPEGTTRLDISWAVDPKSLRPDRRVMRHFRRSGTQPTEDFLLTAYLIMRDDFFRPSNLRLRQYHLKEGVNSSFAPRTWVTRGLSGNTNVALQWEYAWTHLDSLNNLLPAAKLGFGVQALDSIEALNGDGRALEMSDILLTELDDEGLPDKGVPVTAPDWDSVDPLGIYFEVYFLRFDDQEQTSYTVAYEIQNEDGTREPKISTSTAYNSASTTVKEHIVLDLSAWQEPQLVAISVKVTDDTSGATVERSTLLQLNTR; from the coding sequence ATGCCACTCACTCACTACAGGCATCGTCATTTTGAGAACTGGAGCTACATTCTCCAAGTGAGATGTAGTATTTCCTTTGGAATCTGCACAGTTCTGTGTGCGATCTTCTGTGTGGCTGCGAGGGCCCAGGCACCATCCGAGTTTCGTCAAATTTTTGATAATCAAGATGTCTTACGCTACGAAGAAGGAGCTTCCATGTACCTTGACCTGCTTCAGCAGGCTTCAGAGCCCCCACTATCGGAGGAACTGCAACAGCATTTACAATTGCTGAAACTGATTACTCCCGCGACCGGTCCCGTACGTTCATCCCTGAATGCGCTTCAGAAAGAAGATGGAGGGCCTGCTGATGTTACTACCCTCATACGTTGGTGGAACCAGCAAGACCCGATGCCAACCACCTTTGCAAATGAGCGCATCATTGAACACTTATCCCGCATCTATTATGCACTCCATCACTACGGCCATGCTCGCAGTGAATTCGGGGTAGACGACCGTGGTGAAATCCTGATACGATTGGGATGGCCGGATACACAAACCGAGGTCAAGCTCAAAAATGCGGGCCTTTACTTGCGCCCGATTGAATACACGCTGCCTCGGAATGAATTTTGGGTTTATCGGCGAATCCATCAAGATGCACACTACTTTTTCATTTATCAATCCAAGCGTCACGGATATAAAATAGGGACCGTCGAGGACCTGATCCCGAACAGATTTCGCACCCGGCAAGAAGATGCTGTGGTTCTTCTCAGGTGGCTTGATGAAATCTATCAGCAGCTTTCCGTCGAACATGAACACTACGGTCCCCTATTTGACACGGTCACCAACTATGTTTCGATTGGCTACTCGGATGAAAACCGTCCTTTCTATTTTACGAAGCAGATACTACGGGACGCACGAATACTGGATGATTTTCACCAGAATTCCCGAAATGAGCATGTCCCGATATCGGATACAGAGGTTGCCCGCTCGCCTGTCCCCCTAATTCCCGAAGTACGGTGGGCTCGCTTCCTAGAGCCGGAAGGTACTACGCGTCTGGATATTTCATGGGCCGTTGATCCGAAATCCCTACGGCCAGATCGCAGAGTGATGCGACACTTTCGCAGAAGTGGCACCCAGCCAACAGAAGATTTTCTGCTGACAGCATATCTCATCATGCGAGATGATTTCTTTCGCCCCTCTAATCTGAGACTTCGACAATACCATTTGAAGGAGGGAGTAAACTCATCCTTTGCGCCACGTACATGGGTCACCAGAGGACTGAGCGGAAATACCAATGTTGCACTGCAATGGGAGTACGCCTGGACTCATCTCGACAGTTTGAACAACCTTTTACCCGCCGCAAAACTTGGTTTTGGCGTGCAGGCACTCGATTCTATTGAGGCGCTGAACGGCGATGGACGGGCTCTCGAAATGAGTGACATTCTCTTGACAGAACTTGATGATGAAGGTCTCCCCGACAAGGGCGTGCCGGTAACCGCGCCAGACTGGGACTCAGTAGATCCGCTTGGGATCTACTTTGAGGTCTATTTTCTGCGCTTCGACGATCAAGAACAAACCAGTTACACTGTTGCGTACGAGATCCAGAATGAAGACGGCACTAGAGAACCAAAAATCTCTACCTCAACCGCATATAACTCTGCGTCCACTACAGTAAAGGAGCACATCGTACTGGATCTTTCCGCTTGGCAAGAGCCTCAACTGGTCGCCATCAGTGTAAAAGTCACTGACGATACGTCGGGGGCTACTGTAGAGCGCTCCACCCTGTTGCAGTTAAATACACGATAA
- a CDS encoding PIN domain-containing protein has translation MALRAVIDTNILLVSISDRSPHHWIFEGLRNGLYSLLVSTEIALEYEEVIGREMGDDVASVVLSAFERYPNVLPVHRYYLWNLIKADFDDNKFTDCAIAGGADCLVTNDKHFNVLQDIDFPRVTVVTPEEFKILLTKTRLSE, from the coding sequence ATGGCCCTCCGAGCTGTCATTGATACCAACATTCTGCTCGTCTCAATTTCCGATAGATCGCCTCACCATTGGATATTCGAGGGCCTACGTAACGGGCTATATTCGTTGTTGGTTAGCACCGAGATCGCCCTTGAATACGAAGAAGTCATTGGGCGAGAGATGGGAGATGACGTTGCTAGTGTGGTACTCAGTGCGTTTGAACGCTATCCAAATGTGTTACCAGTACATCGATACTATCTGTGGAACCTGATCAAAGCCGATTTTGATGACAACAAATTCACAGATTGTGCGATTGCCGGCGGGGCCGATTGTCTGGTAACCAACGACAAGCACTTCAATGTGCTCCAAGATATTGATTTCCCCCGCGTGACGGTGGTAACACCAGAAGAGTTCAAGATCCTGCTTACAAAAACGCGACTGTCTGAATAG
- a CDS encoding insulinase family protein produces the protein MEGKVVITKTTLPSGIRILSESVSSVRSIAVGVWVDSGSRNDPEFKAGISHFVEHAVFKGTTKRRMHQIASRMESVGGYLNAFTSKEHTCYFARALDSYLDRGVDSVCDLVASPVFPEREIEKEKSVVLEEIKMYDDAPEEYITDRFESVIYPSQAIGRPIIGYPETVSGLKRQDLFDYVTRQYIPDQIVIAASGNLRHGTLVKSVEKAFKDLRSAGSKPKKESTRPPYQATELSLTRSIQQGHLILGRPGISVHSKHRAILELLNIILGGGSSSRLNQRIRERYGFCYNIYSFLNAYSDCGDFGVYLGLDPSRINRALRLIFREFDHLAQKPVSNQVLTRAKGQARGGIALGLESMSNRMTRLGKQELYFGRVISIDETIEELEAVTAEEIQTFAGDFLSPDAFSRVSLMPSDQ, from the coding sequence GTGGAGGGAAAAGTCGTGATTACCAAAACGACGCTTCCCAGTGGTATCCGCATCCTCAGCGAATCTGTCTCTTCGGTCAGATCCATTGCGGTAGGGGTATGGGTTGACTCTGGAAGTCGGAACGACCCAGAGTTTAAGGCAGGCATCAGTCACTTTGTTGAACACGCGGTCTTCAAAGGCACGACCAAGCGCAGGATGCATCAGATCGCCAGCCGAATGGAGTCGGTTGGCGGATATCTGAATGCATTTACGTCGAAAGAGCATACGTGCTATTTTGCACGTGCTCTGGACTCCTACCTCGACCGGGGAGTAGATTCCGTGTGTGATCTGGTTGCTTCACCGGTATTTCCAGAACGGGAGATCGAGAAGGAGAAGTCTGTGGTACTTGAGGAGATAAAAATGTACGATGATGCTCCTGAAGAATATATCACGGATCGTTTTGAATCTGTTATTTACCCATCGCAGGCAATTGGCCGCCCAATTATTGGTTATCCCGAAACGGTCTCGGGTCTGAAGCGCCAGGATCTTTTCGATTACGTCACCAGGCAATATATCCCTGATCAAATTGTGATTGCTGCGTCCGGAAACCTCCGTCACGGGACCTTGGTCAAGAGTGTCGAGAAAGCATTCAAGGATCTTCGATCAGCCGGATCCAAACCCAAAAAGGAATCTACTCGTCCTCCGTATCAGGCAACAGAGCTATCCTTGACGCGATCGATTCAGCAGGGGCATCTGATTCTGGGGAGACCGGGTATCTCCGTGCATTCCAAACACAGAGCGATATTAGAGCTACTCAATATTATTCTGGGAGGGGGGAGTTCCAGTCGACTGAATCAGCGAATTAGGGAGCGTTACGGGTTCTGTTACAATATTTATTCATTCCTGAATGCATATTCCGACTGCGGCGACTTCGGTGTTTATCTGGGATTGGATCCGTCGAGAATCAATCGTGCACTCCGATTGATCTTCCGGGAGTTTGACCATTTGGCTCAAAAGCCGGTCAGTAACCAAGTCCTGACACGGGCGAAAGGGCAGGCTCGTGGGGGGATTGCACTTGGGCTGGAGAGCATGTCCAATCGGATGACACGTCTTGGAAAGCAGGAGCTATATTTTGGGAGGGTCATTTCGATTGACGAAACGATTGAAGAATTGGAAGCTGTAACCGCTGAGGAAATCCAAACGTTTGCAGGGGACTTTTTATCTCCCGATGCTTTTTCTCGAGTATCACTGATGCCCTCGGATCAGTGA
- the pnp gene encoding polyribonucleotide nucleotidyltransferase: MTPKAVTAQVEYAPGRVISMETGRLAKQAGGAVVVRTGDTMVMATAVASTNARPGQSFFPLTVDYREKFSSGGKIPGGFIKREGRLNDKEILTSRLVDRAVRPLFPDGYRNEVQLIGSVISADGENDGDMIFGIGASAALLLSGAPFDGPIAEVRVGRVDGDFVVNPTKDELKSSDLNLVVAGKLDAIMMVEGEMEECSEEDVVEALAVAHEVIKELCQAQLDLRAEFEAMHAPIEPMEYEVDLPSPEMVSRVRELIQSKLEAHIRAPYDKKGFYGGLSDLTDEAVEAISAEFPEEEANAVTAQIRSAAGIVSRDVMREMVMADQRRIDGRDPETVRPIWCEVGYLPRVHGSSIFTRGETQVMASVTLGTTRDQQAVDQVFDQEDKHFFLHYEFPPFSTGEVKFLRGASRREIGHGYLAERALQGMILDQEEFPYTVRVNADVLESNGSSSMASVCSGSLALMDAGVPVNKAVAGVAMGMIADETRHVVLTDILGTEDHLGDMDFKVTGTRDGITACQMDIKISGLSRDLMLQAMYQAREARIHILDIMDQTLAESRENMSPHAPRLTQITIDSELIGAVIGPGGKVVRGIQADTGVVIEVEEKDNLGYVTIAGSDENSVNEAIEIIQSLVVAPEVGEEYEGTVRNILDVGAIVEILPGKEGLVHKSELSWDWIDHPRDAVQVGDKLKVRLMEIRDRGRLRLSHKATLPRPAHIKRGDRSPRGGRPDRRGGGNHGGGNRHRGSRRS, encoded by the coding sequence ATGACCCCTAAAGCAGTAACGGCGCAGGTAGAGTATGCGCCAGGAAGAGTAATATCAATGGAAACCGGTCGGCTTGCCAAACAGGCAGGCGGTGCGGTCGTCGTACGTACAGGAGATACGATGGTAATGGCGACAGCTGTCGCCTCAACAAATGCCCGACCTGGGCAGAGTTTCTTTCCACTTACCGTGGATTATCGTGAAAAATTTTCTTCGGGAGGAAAAATTCCAGGAGGATTTATTAAACGTGAGGGACGGTTGAATGACAAAGAAATCCTCACCTCCCGCCTGGTGGATCGGGCAGTTCGCCCACTTTTTCCAGACGGCTATCGAAATGAAGTCCAGCTGATTGGTTCGGTCATCTCGGCAGACGGCGAGAATGACGGAGATATGATCTTCGGAATCGGAGCCTCGGCTGCACTCTTGTTGTCGGGAGCTCCTTTTGATGGCCCCATTGCGGAGGTTCGTGTTGGTCGTGTTGACGGCGACTTTGTCGTGAATCCTACGAAGGATGAATTGAAATCAAGTGATTTAAATCTTGTCGTGGCCGGCAAACTGGACGCGATTATGATGGTCGAGGGCGAGATGGAGGAGTGTTCGGAAGAAGATGTGGTAGAGGCGCTTGCCGTCGCACATGAGGTAATCAAGGAGCTCTGTCAGGCACAATTAGATCTACGTGCTGAATTCGAAGCCATGCACGCTCCGATTGAGCCGATGGAATACGAAGTGGATCTGCCAAGCCCTGAGATGGTAAGTCGTGTGCGCGAATTAATTCAGAGCAAACTAGAAGCGCATATACGGGCTCCTTACGATAAGAAAGGATTTTATGGAGGCCTCTCCGATTTAACAGACGAAGCGGTTGAAGCGATCTCGGCAGAGTTTCCCGAGGAAGAGGCCAATGCGGTCACTGCACAGATCCGTTCTGCTGCAGGAATTGTTTCTCGTGATGTGATGCGGGAGATGGTGATGGCTGATCAGAGACGAATTGATGGGCGCGATCCTGAAACGGTGCGTCCGATCTGGTGTGAGGTAGGCTATCTGCCCCGAGTACATGGTTCGTCCATTTTCACAAGAGGCGAAACCCAAGTGATGGCGTCGGTTACCCTTGGAACTACTCGTGATCAGCAGGCGGTTGATCAAGTCTTCGATCAGGAAGACAAGCATTTCTTCCTTCACTACGAGTTTCCTCCATTTTCGACAGGAGAAGTCAAGTTTCTGCGTGGTGCAAGCAGGCGTGAAATCGGACATGGTTACCTTGCTGAGCGTGCCCTGCAAGGTATGATTTTGGATCAGGAAGAGTTTCCGTATACCGTTCGGGTCAATGCAGATGTACTTGAATCCAATGGGTCATCCTCCATGGCCAGCGTATGTTCAGGAAGTCTTGCGCTCATGGATGCGGGGGTCCCTGTTAACAAAGCCGTCGCAGGAGTTGCAATGGGTATGATCGCAGATGAAACCCGTCATGTGGTTCTTACCGATATTCTTGGCACCGAAGATCATCTGGGAGATATGGATTTCAAGGTCACGGGTACGCGTGATGGGATCACAGCATGTCAGATGGATATCAAGATCAGTGGCCTCTCAAGAGATCTCATGTTGCAGGCCATGTATCAGGCTCGTGAGGCCAGGATACATATCCTTGATATCATGGATCAAACGCTTGCCGAGTCACGCGAAAATATGTCTCCACATGCTCCCAGGCTGACACAGATTACGATTGACAGTGAATTGATCGGTGCCGTGATTGGCCCAGGTGGAAAAGTCGTACGAGGGATCCAGGCCGATACCGGGGTAGTGATTGAAGTTGAAGAGAAAGACAATCTAGGCTATGTGACGATTGCGGGTTCGGATGAAAACTCGGTCAACGAGGCAATTGAAATTATCCAGTCCCTGGTCGTTGCTCCAGAAGTAGGGGAGGAATATGAAGGCACTGTTCGCAATATTCTCGATGTGGGTGCGATTGTAGAGATACTCCCTGGAAAAGAAGGGCTGGTACATAAGAGTGAGTTGTCCTGGGATTGGATTGACCACCCGCGGGATGCCGTCCAGGTTGGAGACAAGCTCAAGGTGAGACTCATGGAGATTCGTGACAGGGGGCGTCTTCGCCTGAGTCATAAGGCAACACTTCCCCGGCCTGCCCACATTAAGCGAGGGGATCGCTCGCCTCGTGGAGGCAGACCTGATCGACGCGGCGGTGGGAATCATGGCGGAGGAAATCGGCACCGAGGATCACGTAGATCTTAG
- the rpsO gene encoding 30S ribosomal protein S15, with product MITKEQTQHFAEKYGSGPMDTGRAEVQIAIFSERIRHLTQHLRNNRKDHATRRGLLKLVGKRRRMLNYLIDKDIERYRNITKALGLRK from the coding sequence ATGATAACGAAGGAACAGACACAGCATTTTGCAGAGAAATATGGCAGTGGCCCCATGGATACGGGCAGGGCAGAGGTGCAGATCGCAATTTTTTCTGAACGGATCCGCCATCTGACACAACATTTAAGGAATAACAGAAAAGATCATGCAACAAGGCGCGGACTATTAAAACTAGTGGGAAAGCGTCGCAGGATGCTCAATTACTTGATTGACAAGGATATTGAGCGTTATCGAAATATCACCAAAGCGTTGGGCTTACGTAAGTAG
- a CDS encoding bifunctional riboflavin kinase/FAD synthetase produces the protein MIFERGLDDLTCRPDSILTVGIFDGVHLGHRMIIADLVERAKNTGGLSTLITFDPHPREVLLQQTLPKLTTIEERAAILSSLGLARMVVLPFTEKFSTLEAEDFVLELLVKRTGLQTIIVGHDHRFGKGRKGDVDLLASLGRQHNFDVEVIRPYKIHDLVISSRKVRSILQEAGDVSLAAKLMARPHSLTGRVVRGDGRGRELGYPTANLILREPKKVVPSHGIYVVNVEVSGAWLGGMMSIGTRPAIKDSRGVHLEVHLLDFDRPIYGEEITVHFLERIRAERNFASMEKLQAAMQQDEVISRKILEQSEWHRVPLG, from the coding sequence ATGATCTTTGAAAGAGGGCTAGACGATTTAACTTGTCGGCCGGACAGCATATTGACGGTGGGGATCTTCGATGGCGTGCATTTGGGGCACAGGATGATCATTGCAGATCTTGTAGAGCGTGCCAAGAATACGGGCGGACTCAGCACATTGATCACATTTGATCCTCATCCACGTGAGGTGTTATTGCAGCAGACTCTGCCCAAACTGACGACCATAGAGGAACGTGCCGCGATTTTATCTTCTCTTGGATTAGCTCGGATGGTTGTATTGCCGTTTACGGAAAAGTTCTCCACGTTGGAAGCAGAGGACTTTGTCTTGGAACTGCTTGTGAAGCGCACAGGGCTTCAAACGATTATTGTGGGGCATGACCATCGGTTTGGGAAGGGAAGAAAGGGTGATGTTGATTTACTCGCTTCTCTGGGTCGGCAACACAATTTTGATGTGGAAGTGATCAGACCGTACAAGATCCACGATCTGGTGATTTCTTCCCGGAAGGTACGCTCTATTTTACAGGAAGCTGGGGATGTATCTCTTGCGGCAAAGCTCATGGCACGTCCGCATTCTTTGACAGGCAGGGTAGTTCGCGGAGATGGTCGTGGCCGGGAGCTGGGCTATCCTACTGCAAACCTGATTTTGCGGGAACCTAAAAAGGTTGTTCCTTCACACGGAATTTATGTTGTGAATGTAGAGGTGTCAGGGGCCTGGCTGGGAGGAATGATGAGCATCGGAACACGCCCGGCAATCAAGGACAGTAGAGGGGTACACCTGGAGGTGCATCTGCTTGATTTTGATCGACCCATCTATGGGGAAGAGATCACCGTACATTTTCTCGAGCGAATCCGTGCGGAGCGTAACTTTGCTTCGATGGAAAAATTACAAGCGGCCATGCAACAGGACGAAGTGATTTCCAGGAAGATTTTGGAACAGTCTGAGTGGCATAGGGTACCATTGGGCTGA
- the truB gene encoding tRNA pseudouridine(55) synthase TruB → MEQTHQEKSVPVWDASVCARARSAEDFLGAALLVDKPGGWTSYDVIRRLKRYFPRATKIGHTGTLDPLATGLLILLFGRATKSQGRFLRLPKVYDGTMRLGEVTPSMDSATEVTLRKPIGSLTFAQIESACSVHTGGIQQIPPMYSAVKVGGERLYKKARRGESVERSPNEVTIHSFKVLRVEGAEVHFRVRCSKGTYIRVLAHDVGQHLHVGAHLTQLRRTAIGSYQVERACSIEQLVAVLENT, encoded by the coding sequence ATGGAGCAGACTCATCAAGAGAAATCTGTACCGGTATGGGATGCATCGGTTTGCGCCCGTGCAAGGTCTGCGGAAGATTTTCTCGGTGCTGCACTCTTAGTAGATAAACCCGGTGGCTGGACCTCGTACGATGTGATCAGGAGGCTGAAGCGGTACTTTCCGAGAGCGACCAAAATAGGACATACGGGTACGCTTGATCCACTGGCAACGGGATTACTGATCCTGCTGTTTGGTAGGGCTACGAAGTCTCAGGGACGATTTTTGCGCCTCCCCAAGGTCTATGATGGCACAATGCGCCTCGGCGAAGTTACTCCATCTATGGATTCAGCCACCGAGGTGACGCTGCGCAAACCGATCGGCTCGCTTACTTTCGCACAAATTGAATCTGCCTGTTCTGTCCACACAGGGGGCATTCAACAGATTCCACCGATGTATTCCGCCGTCAAGGTGGGCGGAGAACGGTTGTATAAGAAAGCCAGACGAGGAGAATCTGTTGAACGCAGCCCCAATGAAGTAACCATCCATAGTTTTAAGGTGCTCCGTGTAGAGGGGGCAGAGGTTCATTTTCGAGTGCGATGCAGCAAGGGCACCTACATCAGGGTATTAGCACATGATGTCGGCCAGCATTTACATGTGGGGGCTCACCTGACGCAACTACGTCGTACGGCGATTGGAAGTTATCAGGTTGAGCGGGCGTGCAGTATAGAACAGTTGGTCGCTGTCCTTGAGAACACATGA
- the rbfA gene encoding 30S ribosome-binding factor RbfA, with protein MSVRTQRVARLMHREMADILAREFPDQSMVTVTGVRVTRDLSIVYVDLSIMLDSAEERQTAFDALVNQTTAVRKFLAQRIRHQVRAVPSIRFFLDNSQDQVRKLDTLFAQIKDQDGRA; from the coding sequence ATGAGTGTACGAACGCAACGCGTTGCGAGGTTGATGCACCGCGAGATGGCGGACATCCTCGCGCGTGAGTTTCCCGATCAATCCATGGTGACCGTGACAGGAGTTCGCGTCACGCGCGACCTGTCGATTGTCTATGTTGATCTGAGCATCATGCTCGATTCTGCAGAAGAGCGTCAGACTGCCTTTGATGCGCTGGTGAACCAGACCACAGCAGTGAGAAAATTCCTGGCTCAGAGAATTCGTCATCAGGTCCGGGCAGTTCCGAGTATCAGGTTTTTTCTTGACAATTCACAGGATCAGGTCCGTAAACTGGACACGCTGTTTGCGCAGATCAAGGATCAGGATGGTCGTGCATGA